In Betta splendens chromosome 19, fBetSpl5.4, whole genome shotgun sequence, the following proteins share a genomic window:
- the foxl3 gene encoding forkhead box L3: MFDNSNYPFNCFNYDGDGYPSTSTDEEKKMCRPAYSYIALIAMAIQHSPEQRVTLSGIYEFIMKRFPYYRSNQRAWQNSIRHNLSLNSCFIKVPRTEGNEKGKGNYWTFATGCESMLDLFENGNFRRRRRRRNIKIGLRESVEAPFHPLDSHNNQHIPTAQRPEPSTTLCSLNPERPRPGPQENHLIPNPPQQNKPESEIKFSIDYILSTPDPPLPGFRSSHGPIHIGPTGPPIHVLEPQHLNLHFWTL, from the exons ATGTTCGACAACTCAAACTATCCTTTCAACTGTTTCAACTATGACGGCGACGGCTACCCTTCTACTAGCACTGACGAAGAGAAGAAAATGTGCAGACCAGCGTACAG CTACATCGCTCTGATAGCGATGGCCATCCAGCACAGCCCTGAACAGCGCGTCACTCTGTCGGGCATCTACGAGTTCATCATGAAGAGATTCCCTTACTACAGATCCAACCAGAGAGCGTGGCAGAACTCCATCAGACACAACCTGTCACTCAATAGCTGCTTCATCAAG GTTCCTCGCACAGAGGGAAATGAAAAGGGCAAGGGAAACTATTGGACTTTTGCCACCGGCTGTGAATCTATGCTCGACCTCTTTGAGAACGGCAACTTTCGGCGGCGCAGGCGCAGAAGAAACATCAAAATTGGCCTTCGGGAATCAGTAGAGGCCCCTTTCCATCCTCTGGACAGTCACAATAATCAACACATTCCCACAGCTCAGCGACCCGAACCCAGCACCACCCTCTGTTCTTTAAACCCTGAGAGGCCAAGGCCTGGACCTCAGGAGAACCACCTCATCCCTAACCCTCCCCAGCAAAACAAGCCAGAGTCGGAGATAAAGTTCAGCATTGACTACATCCTATCCACCCCAGATCCACCCCTACCTGGATTCAGATCCTCCCACGGGCCTATACATATAGGACCCACAGGGCCGCCCATACATGTTTTGGAGCCCCAACATTTGAACCTACACTTCTGGACTCTGTga
- the tom1l2 gene encoding TOM1-like protein 2 isoform X1, producing the protein MEFLLGNPYSTPVGHCIERATDGSLQSEDWTLNMEICDIINETEDGPKDAIRAVKKRLNGNRNYREVMLTLTVLETCVKNCGHRFHALVTSRDFVEGVLVKIISPKNNPPTIVQDKVLALIQAWADAFRSTSDLTGVVQVYEELKRKGIEFPTSEMETLSPIHTPQRTASAPEGDSTLQKYSTPAQPTPHGNPPAYTSPQVPNIHASGSINPTPEQISRLRSELDIVRGNTKVMSEMLTEMVPGQEDTSDYELLQELNRTCRAMQQRIVELISCVSNEAVTEELLHVNDDLNNIFLRYERYERFRSGRSSAQSVNNGMLSEATEDNLIDLGPGSPAVVSNMGNATPSSLPTTVAAPAAGPSSPATLASRLAGLDVGADSVSSTLSSLSSRKPPPAQDDFDVFAQTRTGAVSEPQKTTTIENAPSSLPPTLDVLRPTAGTGVGGQSSVMDDIEEWLCTDVKGDEAEEGVTSEEFDKFLEERAKAAELAPGLPTPPSSNPAAPQGTPSRKKPDRPEDSLFAM; encoded by the exons ATGGAGTTTCTTTTGGGAAATCCTTATAGTACCCCTGTTGGACATTGCATCG AGAGAGCCACTGATGGCTCTTTGCAAAGTGAAGACTGGACCCTCAACATGGAAATATGTGATATCATCAATGAAACAGAGGATGG gccAAAAGATGCCATTAGAGCAGTGAAGAAGAGGCTTAATGGCAACCGGAACTACCGGGAAGTAATGCTAACGTTAACG GTCCTAGAGACGTGTGTAAAGAACTGTGGCCATCGTTTTCATGCTTTAGTCACTAGCAGGGATTTTGTTGAAGGTGTGCTTGTTAAAATAATTTCCCCCAAAAACAACCCGCCTACCATCGTCCAAGATAAAGTACTCGCTCTGATTCAG GCATGGGCTGATGCATTCAGAAGCACTTCAGATCTTACTGGCGTGGTTCAAGTCTATGAGGAACTAAAGAGGAAAGGCATTGAGTTCCCCACGTCAGAAATGGAGACTCTTTCACCTATACACACACCTCAGCGG ACTGCATCTGCTCCAGAGGGTGATTCTACCCTACAGAAGTACAGCACCCCTGCTCAACCCACACCGCATGGTAATCCTCCAGCCTATACCAGCCCTCAGGTCCCCAACATTCATGCCTCTGGGTCCATCAATCCTACCCCTGAACAG ATTAGTCGGCTGCGAAGTGAGCTGGACATTGTTCGTGGAAACACAAAAGTGATGTCAGAGATGTTGACTGAAATGGTCCCAGGACAGGAGGACACTTCAGACTATGAGCTACTACAG gaGCTCAACAGAACTTGTAGAGCCATGCAACAGAGAATAGTGGAGCTCATCTCCTGTGTGTCCAATGAGGCAGtgactgaggagctgctgcacgtCAATGATGACCTCAACAACATTTTTCTTCGCTATGAGAG GTATGAGAGGTTTAGGTCTGGGAGGTCTTCAGCTCAGAGTGTCAACAATGGG ATGCTAAGTGAAGCTACAGAGGACAACCTCATAGACCTCGGTCCAGGCTCACCAGCAGTGGTTAGCAACATGGGGAACGCAACTCCAAGCAGCCTGCCTACCACCGTCGCAGCCCCGGCCGCTGGGCCCTCCTCTCCAGCCACCTTGGCCTCTCGCCTGGCTGGTCTTG ACGTGGGTGCAGACAGTGTGAGCAGTACCCTGAGCTCCCTGTCCAGCCGTAAGCCTCCACCTGCCCAGGACGACTTTGATGTGTTCGCCCAAACCAGAACCGGTGCCGTGTCTGAACCACAAAAGAC AACTACAATAGAAAACGCTCCTTCCAGCCTTCCTCCCACCCTGGATGTGCTTCGCCCAACTGCAGGAACG GGTGTCGGTGGCCAGTCCTCTGTCATGGATGACATAGAGGAGTGGCTGTGTACAGATGTG AAAGGAGATGAAGCCGAGGAGGGTGTGACAAGTGAAG AATTTGACAAGTTTCTTGAAGAGCGAGCGAAAGCCGCAGAACTGGCCCCCGGTCTACCGACGCCACCCAGTAGCAACCCAGCTGCACCGCAGGGAACCCCCAGCCGCAAGAAGCCGGACAGACCGGAGGACTCTTTGTTTGCCATGTAA
- the tom1l2 gene encoding TOM1-like protein 2 isoform X2 → MEFLLGNPYSTPVGHCIERATDGSLQSEDWTLNMEICDIINETEDGPKDAIRAVKKRLNGNRNYREVMLTLTVLETCVKNCGHRFHALVTSRDFVEGVLVKIISPKNNPPTIVQDKVLALIQAWADAFRSTSDLTGVVQVYEELKRKGIEFPTSEMETLSPIHTPQRTASAPEGDSTLQKYSTPAQPTPHGNPPAYTSPQVPNIHASGSINPTPEQISRLRSELDIVRGNTKVMSEMLTEMVPGQEDTSDYELLQELNRTCRAMQQRIVELISCVSNEAVTEELLHVNDDLNNIFLRYERYERFRSGRSSAQSVNNGMLSEATEDNLIDLGPGSPAVVSNMGNATPSSLPTTVAAPAAGPSSPATLASRLAGLDVGADSVSSTLSSLSSRKPPPAQDDFDVFAQTRTGAVSEPQKTTTIENAPSSLPPTLDVLRPTAGTKGDEAEEGVTSEEFDKFLEERAKAAELAPGLPTPPSSNPAAPQGTPSRKKPDRPEDSLFAM, encoded by the exons ATGGAGTTTCTTTTGGGAAATCCTTATAGTACCCCTGTTGGACATTGCATCG AGAGAGCCACTGATGGCTCTTTGCAAAGTGAAGACTGGACCCTCAACATGGAAATATGTGATATCATCAATGAAACAGAGGATGG gccAAAAGATGCCATTAGAGCAGTGAAGAAGAGGCTTAATGGCAACCGGAACTACCGGGAAGTAATGCTAACGTTAACG GTCCTAGAGACGTGTGTAAAGAACTGTGGCCATCGTTTTCATGCTTTAGTCACTAGCAGGGATTTTGTTGAAGGTGTGCTTGTTAAAATAATTTCCCCCAAAAACAACCCGCCTACCATCGTCCAAGATAAAGTACTCGCTCTGATTCAG GCATGGGCTGATGCATTCAGAAGCACTTCAGATCTTACTGGCGTGGTTCAAGTCTATGAGGAACTAAAGAGGAAAGGCATTGAGTTCCCCACGTCAGAAATGGAGACTCTTTCACCTATACACACACCTCAGCGG ACTGCATCTGCTCCAGAGGGTGATTCTACCCTACAGAAGTACAGCACCCCTGCTCAACCCACACCGCATGGTAATCCTCCAGCCTATACCAGCCCTCAGGTCCCCAACATTCATGCCTCTGGGTCCATCAATCCTACCCCTGAACAG ATTAGTCGGCTGCGAAGTGAGCTGGACATTGTTCGTGGAAACACAAAAGTGATGTCAGAGATGTTGACTGAAATGGTCCCAGGACAGGAGGACACTTCAGACTATGAGCTACTACAG gaGCTCAACAGAACTTGTAGAGCCATGCAACAGAGAATAGTGGAGCTCATCTCCTGTGTGTCCAATGAGGCAGtgactgaggagctgctgcacgtCAATGATGACCTCAACAACATTTTTCTTCGCTATGAGAG GTATGAGAGGTTTAGGTCTGGGAGGTCTTCAGCTCAGAGTGTCAACAATGGG ATGCTAAGTGAAGCTACAGAGGACAACCTCATAGACCTCGGTCCAGGCTCACCAGCAGTGGTTAGCAACATGGGGAACGCAACTCCAAGCAGCCTGCCTACCACCGTCGCAGCCCCGGCCGCTGGGCCCTCCTCTCCAGCCACCTTGGCCTCTCGCCTGGCTGGTCTTG ACGTGGGTGCAGACAGTGTGAGCAGTACCCTGAGCTCCCTGTCCAGCCGTAAGCCTCCACCTGCCCAGGACGACTTTGATGTGTTCGCCCAAACCAGAACCGGTGCCGTGTCTGAACCACAAAAGAC AACTACAATAGAAAACGCTCCTTCCAGCCTTCCTCCCACCCTGGATGTGCTTCGCCCAACTGCAGGAACG AAAGGAGATGAAGCCGAGGAGGGTGTGACAAGTGAAG AATTTGACAAGTTTCTTGAAGAGCGAGCGAAAGCCGCAGAACTGGCCCCCGGTCTACCGACGCCACCCAGTAGCAACCCAGCTGCACCGCAGGGAACCCCCAGCCGCAAGAAGCCGGACAGACCGGAGGACTCTTTGTTTGCCATGTAA